One genomic region from Kamptonema formosum PCC 6407 encodes:
- a CDS encoding glycosyltransferase family 39 protein, which yields MWVKSNNQIAIALIILLLFSFCLNTCGIWWGLPSFSGWAADELIPLRVLEGMEKGFSNGWHYKYPPVHFYILAVLYSPVWLLHKLNIIDIYSLPAYTFLFYIGRFLTVFMGSALLLIIYLCGLEIYDRKSSFFAVLITALSVPLIYYSKTINLEVPYLLWVMLSLLFYLKLLKHHRLKDYLLFALTATIAVCTKDQAYAFYLLTPIFIIVEHHRYQKQDNPELTLKDSLKDKRIILSLAVGIGAFLLLHNIIFNLPGFLKHVKLITAGGGSIRPRYEQSIIGQLQMFRQTLTHLRFSLGWPTYIMCLLGFTSILYRLKNNYLLASLLVPTISYYLFYVCVVWYNNVRYLMPLAIILALYGGKFLGEFLNPEKTLFKAKAILVTTLFVYTFAYGFSVNILMMQDSRYYVEQWMQQNIDKNALIVNTGGNKYSPRLDNFRSEDVDAPSLELLSTKKPEYVIVSSGYDIRRFEKNAPEYAFFDNLNKEIDYKLVLKYQSQPKWNLFDRQELSYRDLDKMYIYSNIDKINPEIKIFKRK from the coding sequence TTGTGGGTCAAATCAAACAATCAAATCGCGATCGCCCTGATTATACTATTACTTTTCAGCTTTTGCCTCAACACTTGCGGCATCTGGTGGGGCTTGCCAAGTTTTAGCGGCTGGGCTGCTGATGAGCTCATACCTTTGCGAGTGCTAGAAGGTATGGAGAAAGGTTTCTCCAATGGTTGGCATTATAAATATCCTCCTGTTCACTTTTATATTTTAGCTGTACTTTACTCCCCAGTTTGGTTATTACACAAGTTAAATATTATTGATATTTACAGTTTGCCAGCTTACACCTTTCTTTTCTACATAGGTCGATTTCTGACTGTGTTCATGGGTTCTGCTCTTCTACTGATTATCTATTTGTGTGGTCTAGAAATTTACGATCGAAAGTCTTCTTTTTTTGCTGTCCTGATTACCGCCTTAAGCGTTCCCTTAATCTATTATTCTAAAACAATCAACTTAGAAGTCCCCTATCTTTTGTGGGTAATGCTATCTTTACTATTTTATCTAAAATTATTAAAACATCACCGCCTTAAAGATTATCTTTTATTTGCTCTAACTGCTACTATCGCTGTTTGTACTAAAGACCAAGCTTATGCCTTTTATCTGCTCACTCCTATATTTATTATTGTCGAACATCATCGCTATCAGAAGCAGGATAATCCAGAGCTTACCCTTAAGGATTCTTTGAAGGACAAAAGAATTATTTTGTCTCTTGCTGTAGGTATTGGAGCCTTTTTATTATTACATAATATCATCTTCAACCTGCCAGGTTTTTTAAAGCACGTCAAGTTAATCACCGCAGGTGGAGGGAGTATTCGTCCTAGATACGAGCAAAGTATTATCGGTCAATTACAAATGTTTCGCCAGACTCTAACTCATCTCAGGTTTTCTCTGGGGTGGCCAACTTATATTATGTGCTTGTTAGGGTTTACGAGTATATTATATCGCCTCAAAAATAATTATTTATTAGCCTCTCTATTAGTGCCTACAATATCATACTACCTATTTTATGTCTGTGTGGTATGGTATAATAATGTTCGCTACTTAATGCCCTTAGCAATAATTTTAGCTTTGTACGGTGGTAAATTTTTAGGAGAATTTTTAAATCCTGAAAAAACCTTATTTAAGGCTAAAGCTATATTAGTTACTACTCTATTTGTTTATACATTTGCCTATGGATTTTCGGTTAATATTTTGATGATGCAAGACTCAAGATACTACGTCGAACAATGGATGCAGCAAAACATAGATAAAAATGCTTTAATTGTAAATACTGGTGGTAACAAATATTCACCCAGATTAGATAATTTTCGCTCTGAAGATGTAGATGCTCCTTCACTAGAGCTTTTATCGACCAAAAAACCAGAATATGTTATTGTCAGCAGTGGCTATGATATTCGTAGGTTTGAAAAAAACGCCCCAGAATACGCATTTTTTGATAATTTAAACAAAGAGATCGACTACAAGTTAGTATTGAAATATCAATCTCAGCCTAAGTGGAATCTTTTCGATCGGCAAGAGTTAAGCTATCGGGATTTGGATAAAATGTATATCTATTCAAATATTGATAAAATCAACCCAGAAATAAAAATTTTTAAGAGAAAGTAA